TGGGTGCTTGGCATGCCTTCCCCCAATGTTGGCCCGGGGCACTAGGGCAGGCCGGGTGGGGCAGCAGGTGCAGTATTGATGGGAGGAGTGGGTTGCTGGGAGAAGGTTGGGGGGGCCAGGCCAGGACAAGGGGGTGCCAGAGCCATGACCACTACCCTGCCCTACCACTGCCTCTCCATCTCagtattccccccacccccatcacttaTAACACACATACCTCATCCAGCCTCCTCCCTGCTCAGActtggggagggtgggggaggaggagcccCTACCCCTTCCCCGGGTGGTGGGTCTACAGGGCTGGGAGAGAGCAGGGCGTGTGACACAGAcaccgtccgtccgtccatccgtAAGGGGGATATTACTTCCTGCCCTAGGAACTCCTGGGTGGAGGGGGACACTACCCAGAGGCGCTACTGAATGTATGAGAAGCTGGtgctgaggtgggggaggggttgtggcTAGAAACAGGGAAGGAGATAGGTCCTTTCCCCAGAGATGGGTGGGACCTGCAGGGGTGACTTGAGgggctcctcctcctgccccacaGTTGACAATCAGTATGTCTGTTATGTGCGATTTTTTCACCCCGTTGTGTTTTGGGTCaggattttaaagaaagatatttttatgGTAATTGTTGCTCGTctattttactatatatttatgtaataaatatatgatGAAAATAACCCCCTTGGGCACCCCCCCTTAGACTTGCGTGCTGTTTCCCCATATATTCTCCCATCTGCTGGCAGAGTACCCACCCCACAAACTGACCAGATGGAGAGGTGTCTTTCCCCCCCTCCACATCCCCCTTGGCAgtagtcccccacccccacccccattccccaaACGAGCACACATCACAGAAGCCAGCTCAGCTGTGAACTATTGGATTTGAGACAGGAACAGAACAAATCGAGGGGccagaggagggtggggagagcaAGAATGGTTTAAATAGGGGAGGACGGGAGCatggcggtgggggtgggggaagagttATTTACAAGAAGGCTCAGGGGGCCAGAGGCTCATCTTGGaatattttataacaatataaataagattctggtttgcttttccttttcgTCTCGTAAAGGAGAGAGAAGTGCAGAGTTCGATTCTGTACAAGGGGGCAGCGGCAGAAGGCCGGCCGGGCGGGTCACTGGGCGTCCACCCGGAAGGACAGCAGCTTCTCGGAATGCATGTTGTTCAGGGTCCGCAGGTCCGGCAGCTTGAGCAGCAGCTTGGTGAAGCGGGAAGTCTCCGAGGGCCGGTTCTTCAGCACCAGAGCCCGAAGAGCCCGCAGCAGCGTCTCCTGGAGCTGCTCCACCGAAGCGGAATTCTCCATTCCCGAGCGGTCTGTGGGGAAGACGACAGCAGTGAGACGAGCTCCCTGAGCTCCTCTTCCTCTGACACGGAGGACACGGAGGTCTGCGAGGACCAGGCAGGCAAGGCAGCCTCTCCCCGAGGCCCCTCGGAGggtgaagggaaaggagaaggagggcgCTACTCCTTCTCCCAGGGGCCTCTGCCCTAGAGCTGGGCACGCCCACACGCTGGGAGCAAGGCCACAGGCTGGCCACCTCCCACTCCTCAAGCCCACCCTCCTACCCTGAGCATGCCACATGTGGCCAAGCTCCCTTGTTATTTGCTCTGTAGTTCTCTCTGCCTGGGatgcccttccccctctctatGCCTGGCAGTTATCTTGTCCCTTTGAGGCCCCACATCAAGTGTCACCTCCTTCCCCAGCTCTCCCCGGGCAGAAATAGTCGTCTGTGCTTACTTGGTTCATGCTTCTTGTGTGACACTTCTCGCTGTTTTATAATTAGTCGGGCATGAGTCTGTTTCCCAAGCTAGACTGTGTCTGAATCATGTCTGTAGCCCAGTGCCCAGTGCTGGGCCTGGCATAGAGTAGGTTCTCCATAAAAGGTATGTTGAATTGAACTGCGTGTGCCTCCTCCAGGGTCAGGGGAGAGCTTGGCTCACCTGCAGAGACGAGCACCACCGCGGTGAATAGGCCCAGCTCCTCCTCGGTAAGCGCCAGGGAGTTGAGCTTCTCACTGAAGTCAAACATGGCATTGAGCAGGTCGCCCATGCCCATGGCACCGAGTTCCTGCAGACTGTAGGTTGTGCGGCTCAGGAACATCACTGTCTGGTCCTTCACGTTGAACAACGATGCAAAGCGCACCATCAGCACCTGAAGGAGaggatggtcatttttttttttgagtgaggtgggaggggcgTTTTGCCAAATGACCCCTAGACCCCTCTAATAACTTTGAGGAATGTTTCCTTAGATTGCCAGTAAGGGGGGTCAGTCTCTGATTGGTCAGTGAGGGATGCAGGTGGGAGTGCTCGCCACTTCTGGAATGTATTTAAACCAGCTCCGGtctagaggagaggagagtgtgtACCTTAGGTTACTCTGATGCACAGAGTTTGGAGGCGACACCAGCCTAGAGTACAGAAGTCCCACAGACTCAGAGGTGCCGTGCCGGCGTTAAGAGTTCCATCCCCTCAATCAGAGAGCTAATACAGGACCAAAGACTCTGGGAAGCTCTTCCCACCCCAGCCACCACACTACTGGGACCttcccacagtcaagagcagggaACATAAAAGTACCGCTCACCTCAAAGGTGCCGGCCTTAAGCAGGGTCACCTGGTCATGCTGAGAAAGGTCACGGAAGCCTGGGATGTGTTTGGCAAACTCTACCACCTCCCGCACGGCAGGCGTGAAGCTCATAGAGAAGTCTTCCCAGATCTCCTGCACGGTCCGGCCGCTGCGTCCATGGGGATACATGTTCATGGGACATGCCTAAAAGGAAAATAGAGTAAGGAGGGGCATGTTAGCTGGGTGGGCTCCCCAACGGGATTGGTTCCAAGTACTGTCTGGGCTAAGAGCTGTGGCCCCTGGAAATGGGTCTCTCACCTACAACGGTAATCAGGTGCCAAACGGTGATTAAGGATTCCCAGGCCAAACCCAGACTTCAGGGTAGAATGTCCTTCCCTGGACAGAAGTCCCCGCCCTCAGCCTCCAGGAACACTGGCTGTCTTTCTCTAGGCCCAATCTTCCaggccccctccctctctccagactGGCTCCATGCCCTCACCAGCAGAACATTCTTGGTGTTGCCTTGCCGTAGACTGTTGGCAGGTGCCTCCCCTTCTGGGGCCGAATATACGTGGGTGGGGCACAGACGGTGCCCATTGCTGTTAGGTTGGTGGCAGCTGTGGTGGGTGGAGCCAGAAGGCCAGGTAGGAGGGTAGGAGGAGGGACCCTGGCGTAGACCATTCAGCGCTTCATTGTGACGCTGAGCTGCCAAGAGGCTGTTGTCATTGGGGGCAGACGGGCATCCCTGACTCTCCCAGCGGTGTGGAGTTGTAGCTGAAGGGCTACCCGATGCGTGATTGGCATTGAAGTTGCCAGGTGAGGTGCCTAACTTGTCATGGGCATAGGTAAAGATTTCTCGATGGGCCCGGGCCACCTGGGATATCACATCCTCCACGGTGGGCTCAGGGCTGGGGGACCTGGGTGGTGTCAGCTGTTGTGGGAACTGAGAGAAGCCCACCAAAGGTGTAGGGgctggtgcaggaggaggtgaggggCCCATGGAGCCGGAGGTGGGGTGCGGAGTAGACGAGGTCTCTAGAGGGCACAGGCTGCTCAGTTGGTTGTTGGCCAAGTTCATGGCGCTCTGCATCTCCGCAAGCATCCgttgcttctctctcttgggGATGCGCCCAAAACGCACAGCTGCAACGGGACGAGAACCGTGTCAGGAAGTCCTGACAATACTCACATGcgtctctcccttccttcctcccgaAAGGGCAAGACCCTAAAAGCCTGGGGTTCCACATCAAAACTGAaaccagcaaggccacacccattcagAGGCGTGAAAGGAGATGACCAGGGGAGAGGTTAGCACCTGGTATCCTCCATGTAAACAACAGTCACAGTACCATATGTCTCAACTTAAGGCAAATCTTTCTTAAACGGAGGGATTAAGGCAGAAGCTGGGTGGAAGGAACTGGGGCGAGGAGGAGATGTGGGAATACTGCCTTACCATCTCTAGACATGCCAACGGAGAGACACTTCTTGAAGCGACACTGCTGGCAGCGGTTGCGATTGATGCGAACGATGGAGCAGTTCTCGTTTTTCAGACACCGTTTGTACTGGATATTCTGTTGGATGCTCCGGCGAAAAAAGCCCTGGAAGGCAGCAGGGGCGACGCATGAATGTCTTCATCTAAGCTGGGCCTGTGCATCCACCCCCTGCCCAGGTCCTCAACTCCAACCCGCCTCACCTTGCAGccctcacaggcatgcacaccgTAGTGGAAGCCTGAGGCCACGTCTCCACACACCTTACACAGTAGCACCATGCCATTCAGCTCtgtgggaagaggcaggcagagggtaAGCAGAGAGGCCTGAGCGGCCGGAGATATAGACTCTTTCTGGGCTCAAGGTTCTAGGAGGGGAAAGCTGAGGGGCTCTCACGTCTAAGTGATTGGACTGGACTGGATAGGAGCTGGTACAAACTCTTAAGAGAAATTCCAAAGGCCAGAGCacagacccccaccccctcccacctccccaagaGTAACTCTCAGATGGAAACCAACTCTATCAACTGAGTCTGGGCACACTTCCTTTCCCCCTACATCAGCTGGGCATTATTGACTTACTGGTAATGTTGCTCGTGCCCTTGCTGGGGGACACTCGGCTGCTGTCTTCCATGGCCACTTGTAGACTTCCTGGGGGGCTCCCAttatagaaggaggaggaggaggatgaagaggatgacgATGATGCAGAAGAAGGGGAGCTATCATCATTGAGACTGGGTGGCACACTGCCAAAAGAGCGGGCAGGGTCCTGGGTGAGGGAGCCAGTGGGTGATGGTGGGAAGTATGTAGGACAACCTTGAGTCAGGGACTGGAAGCTGCCATTGGAGCTGTCACTGTAGAGGGACTCCGGGCTGGTCCTGCTGGGGGAGGAACCACTAGAGCCAATGTAGGTGATAACACCGCCTAAATAAGAGAACACAAGGGGAGAGTATCAACCATCACACCTGTCATTCAAGGACACCACACAGTCATCACCAGAACAGTTAGACCCCCTAACCTTGGAGTAAGAAGCAATTCTCCCACACAGACTAAATATAGCATGGCCGGTCAACCTAGTCATTATTAGAAACTCTTTATCACATGCTACTTATGATAaacaagtccccccccccaaaataccCACGGGCATTCAGCTTCTGGTTTGGGTGGGAGGTGTAACTCCAGTGGGCCATCTCATACATGGGAACCCCCGAGCTAGCTGCTTTCTGGGGGAGTACTGACAGCAGCTAGGGTATTAGTTACAAGACTTGGGGATGAGATGGGCAGCTGACAGCcgttcacacacacagaaaagctagCTGCTCGTTCTACACCGAGACCTTCCCAGTGATGGACCCTGCAGCGTGATGATGGGTAGCTAGCCTAGTGCGAGGAAAACGGAGGTGTACAAATGTAAACCAGTCACCTTTCTTTCAAACCCAAAGACATATTCTCATAGAGTACTGTAGGGAAGGACTCTGTTCAGCCTGGCTCTGGCCTCAGAGCAATGAGTCCCAAGAGACTTAGAAATGTGATAGATAAGACTCAGATGTGTTGCAGGAGATGAGGAGAAACAAATTATCCATTCTGGGGATTTAGGAATTCCCCTTAGGTCTCAGCCGGGTGGTAACTTTAGCTCTGTAGCCACTCAGCCAGCGGCTTTGTCCCTCTGGTTACATTGCCCCTCTGGTTACATTGCGGGCCAGGTGATTCTGCTCCGGTGGTGACTTGTCTGCCACACCTCTGCCAAGCACTTAGCCTGGCCAGCCATGGGTggagtggggaaaggggaggatcCTCAGACACGTGTGTGAGGTGACACATGCCATGCCACCGAGTCTACAGAAGCACATGTCTTGCTCACCCACTGACACACACTAAACCAGGCAGGGCAACCTTAAAATAGCTCAAGGTTGGTCAGGGTGAACCCTGCCTGTAAAATAAGTCACAGAATGGTTACCCGGCTATGGTTTCACGGCTGGGTTGGAGGATGGGTTATTTATGCGGACCTAAATGAACTTGACCTAGTTAATCCTGAAAGAGGGCATGAGAAAGTCACTCAAAAAAAGTCTTCCAACTTTGAAGTGAGGGGCACTGCTCAAAAGCCCCTAGCGCTCCATCTAGATCTGTATCGCTACTGATTAGCTTTCCAATATAGAGGAAATCAACTCATCTCTTGGTCTCAGTTTTCCTTCctatgagggagaaaaaaaaaaaaaaaaaaaaaaccaaaaaactgagGTGTTCTAAGGTGTTCATGTTTGGGGGGGAGAAGACGTTCATGGCAGGCAAAGTGATATTTGGGGAACAGTAAAACTTTGGAGATGAACATGGAAAAGCTAGATCTGAATGCAGAAAATGGATGTAGGCACGATTAGAATAAAGGGGAATAAGAATGATCTGGTGTGAGGTTTAGCTGGGACGCATAAACTTGAGGCCAAACAAGTCAGGGGTGCCCCCATATTACTCAAGTCTCGGTCATAGAGGGTAAGGGCCAGGCAGTCTGAGAGGAAAAGAAGCCAGGCGGGGGCGGTGAGTCAGCTCAGCTTCACCCAGATCTAGGCGGAGAAGGGTGGGGCGGGAGCCCGGCCCTCAGCTGGCCTCACGTCCCCGCTCCACGTGTGCCCCTCGCACGTGGCACCCCAACGAGGAACCCCGGAACTCGAAGCACCGCCTTCTCCGCTTCCCTTCTGTCGCAAGGAAAACCCCGCCCTCGCCCCGCCCCTCCCGGGCGTCCTGGGTCGTAGGCTGGCCCTAAAACCAAGCTGGGCCGGGACAactgaggggaggagagaaggcaaCACGCGTTGCTCCGGCAACTTGAGGGGCGGAGCTCATTATGTAACGAGGCCGGGAGGCAATGACCAATGGGATAGCGGCCCCGGCTTCTActgaatgaaaacaaatgcaGCACGTGGGCCCGGCTCTGCAGCCATGTGAGCCCTCCCCAGGCTAAGTCGCTGTGGGTGCCCTGCCTGGAGATGAGTCCCAAGCACCCGACTCCCCAAATGGAGCTCCCTACTGCCGCTGAGGATTCCCCTCCGAGGTCTGACCCAGTCGCGCAAACCCACCAGCCCGGATCGCCCCGCTGCTTCCCAGACTCCCTGGAAGTAGGCTAGAactggagaaaagggaaaagagacagGCATACTATAGCTGCAAGGTGTGGGCAAATGGAGGGGGGGACGTGTCCGGAGACTGCTTGAAAATGCTGAGTCTCCCTAAACTCTTCCACTCGCCACTGGTATCCACCCTCCATTTCATCTGCCCTCGGACTGAGGGGAACTCAGGGGGTGGTAGTGATGTGTTTTAGGCACATTCCCAGCCAGAATAACCCTCCTTAGAAATCCTACCTAGTGGCTTTCATCTTAGCACAGTAACAAACACTAGCCAGAGGGAATCCCCAATCCCTTACAAAGTTCCTCTCATAAGCCCTGGATAGAAATGGGGACAGTGACAGAGCAAAGATAAGACTCTCAGTACCTGTGTTGTTGTTGGAGTCCAGGGTCGTCATATCTTCACCAGCTGAAAGCGGTCATTCAAACTGGaccttgacacaaactggaggtTGTGATGGCCTCTCTCGCCCCCTGGGCAATGGCTGAGGGAGACGAGTGAACCCCGCAGTTCACAATCAGGATTCCAGGCACCGAGCAGTAAGGTCTTGGGGTGGCTATACTGCAGCCCTCCAGAAGGGTAGGACGCTGAGGTAACTGAGATCTGATTTGCATGGGAAGCGCAGACaatgtgtgtgtgaagaatcAGCCTGCAGCAGTTCTGGCTATAAGGTAGCAAGGAGAGTCGGGTCTCTGCAGTGCACCGGATGCCACTCCTGAAGGCTCCGCAGTGAAGCAGGGTAATGAATCTGGAGCTCCGGGTGCAAAAGTCCCAAAGGGAGAGAAGCTGCAACCAGGAAGTAAGTAGGTGATGGAGAAATGAGGCACCAGACGCAAAGAGAGACGTGTGCCCTGCTACGTTTCCTCAGCAGTAATATTTCACTCTGCCAATCTCAACCGCCTTTTGCCCGAGCCTTTCCCTGGGACAGAGGGCTCTGCGCAGGCGCCAGCAGCCCAGGGTTCCCGGGCCGCACGCGGCACTGGAGCAGGTACCATGTGATTCCAGGGAGCGCCTCgtgccccagtgacacacttttccAGCAGCCGGCACGTTGAGCTCTATGCGCCTGTGCACCGCCAAGATTCTTGGGATTTGTAGTCTACTGACAATGTAGGTGGCGCGTGCCTGTTCCTTTTCTGCTTTGcaaaagtgcttgctggcagCGGGGAGGAGCTGAAAGTGGACTGGGGTGGGGTTTTTCTGAAGAGTCAGGGTGGCGTGTTTGGAAAGCCTTGTATGGCAAGGGCATGTGAATTCCTGGGGAGGGCCTGGCAAGCTTTACTGCTCCGTGGAAGATCAAAGCTAAAAGGCCCTTTCTGCAAACCTAGCAAACGTGAGAGCTTCACGTGATTGCAGAACTGACCTCACCCTGAGGTTAGTGGTGACAAGGGCGAGAAAGACAAGCTGGGAGGAGAGATTTCCCTTAAGTCAAGAACTTAAGCAGGTTTTTGCTATGGTGACAAGGTGGGCGACAAGCAGTGTAAATAaaacccctttcccttcttcaCCCTAACCCCAGCCCCCACGGGTAGGACTGGCATAGCACGGGGATATCCCTAGGGACTCCCTGTTTGCTTATATGACACCACACTGCCCACTCAAGTGACTTTGGGGTGAGTCATTTCCCTTTGTCtgggaaataaaaaggagaacaaAGGGAAAGTGCTCTGAGGTCCTCATGGAGAGAGGGGGTCTGCACCCTGCAGGGCTTCATGTTCGCAGAAGAAGCCCACAGTTTAGGGAGGACATGAAGATCTTttaaacaaccccccccccattggcagggtgtggtggctcatgcctgcaacTACCTTtcttgagaggctgaggtaggaggtgAATTTGAGGCTGGCTTGAGTAGCAAGCCCCTACTAAGCGAGGAGGGGATGAGGATCTTCCATCCTCTTACCCGAAGAAGAAAAGGGACTGGCTCAAGATCAGGCATTCCCTGCTTATTTCTTGTGACCGTCCCGGAGACGGTGGATAGATGAGCAGATGAAGCACTCAGCATCTCTTTCAGAGCAGCAGTCGGCTCAGgagtgacaaatacagaggcctgGTGGAAGGGGTCTGTCCTCTAGGGCTTGGGTTGTAAAGAGAGATGGACAGCTATTTTCAAGCAGTCGAGTAAGCCTCAGCCAACCTGCTCCTTTCTCCAAGTCCTCTGCAATCTCGGCACTTGGGGGTACGGGGTGggggtgccttttttttttttaacctgaagcCTTTTTCTACTTGCTCTTAGGAAACTCCAGAGAAATACTAGAATCCTGGGAAGCAAGCTacctaggaggcagagaaaagcataCGGGACACTGGCTTCTTGGGAAAACTGAGCCAGGAAGACCACTTTGAGCTCAGGGATTTGAGACATAAACAACATGAGAACCTCAAAGCTGGAGTGAGGGGCACCAAGGGAAAAGAAAGCTGAAAGTTAAGGTCAATGATCTTAACCGGGTTAACTACTGATCATCTGAAGGCTAGACTTTAGCCCTGTTCCCTGGCGCCTAACCGGCTTGGAAAAGAGGGCGAGCAAGCATCTCCGGCTGCCCTGGCCCTTGGGTCCAAAGCTAGGAAGCTGCTGCAGAGCACcatgggaggaactgggaggagctaAGACAAACAAGGCCAGAGGCTTTTCAGGAAAACTTGGTTTTGAAGtcagcctccctcctcccagccaaCCGTGTGGAGGGAGAGCTAGGAGGTGAGCTGCTCTGTCCCTGGCTGCCTGCTCTTTGAGATCTTTCTGATTGGCTCAGAGCCAGGcaacccctccaccccaccccacccacccaggtATCTGAGGACTGCTCAAAATCCAAAATCCATCCCTTGGTGGTGTCTAGACATTCCACCCCGTCTAGTCCCAGTATTGCCTCTCAATATCGCTTACTCCCCTGCTTTCCTTAGTTGCTCTGGGTCgtgccccctccccccgccctcaAGGCCCTCAGCTCTGTTTGCCACCGTGGTGGTCCTGCCCACGTCCTCTTGCTGAGAAAATTTTCATATCAGGGAAGGGCCAGAGATGAAGACTCCCTCCTGGAAGAGGGAACTAAAGCCCAGAAATTCATCCAGCCTGACCCTGCTCTTGGCAACGAGCAAGGTTGTTTTGTAGTCTGTGTGAGGTATGAAGCCAgaggctgggaggaagggaaggaggggccaTTAGTTACATCGACCCCATTTCCTCTCCACTTCATTTAGggctcctccttttctccctgacaaagagtttggtttttttgtttttttgttttttggttttttttttgttttttttttttttgagacagggtctactTCT
This sequence is a window from Mus pahari chromosome 14, PAHARI_EIJ_v1.1, whole genome shotgun sequence. Protein-coding genes within it:
- the Nr1d1 gene encoding nuclear receptor subfamily 1 group D member 1 → MTTLDSNNNTGGVITYIGSSGSSPSRTSPESLYSDSSNGSFQSLTQGCPTYFPPSPTGSLTQDPARSFGSVPPSLNDDSSPSSASSSSSSSSSSSFYNGSPPGSLQVAMEDSSRVSPSKGTSNITKLNGMVLLCKVCGDVASGFHYGVHACEGCKGFFRRSIQQNIQYKRCLKNENCSIVRINRNRCQQCRFKKCLSVGMSRDAVRFGRIPKREKQRMLAEMQSAMNLANNQLSSLCPLETSSTPHPTSGSMGPSPPPAPAPTPLVGFSQFPQQLTPPRSPSPEPTVEDVISQVARAHREIFTYAHDKLGTSPGNFNANHASGSPSATTPHRWESQGCPSAPNDNSLLAAQRHNEALNGLRQGPSSYPPTWPSGSTHHSCHQPNSNGHRLCPTHVYSAPEGEAPANSLRQGNTKNVLLACPMNMYPHGRSGRTVQEIWEDFSMSFTPAVREVVEFAKHIPGFRDLSQHDQVTLLKAGTFEVLMVRFASLFNVKDQTVMFLSRTTYSLQELGAMGMGDLLNAMFDFSEKLNSLALTEEELGLFTAVVLVSADRSGMENSASVEQLQETLLRALRALVLKNRPSETSRFTKLLLKLPDLRTLNNMHSEKLLSFRVDAQ